From one Electrophorus electricus isolate fEleEle1 chromosome 20, fEleEle1.pri, whole genome shotgun sequence genomic stretch:
- the LOC113578944 gene encoding cell division cycle-associated protein 7-like — MSELCKELAGMFSETGDDETFLGFSDSELKECIFKDSESDSDGKSTEHVSQKAPARQGFTLRIALRTRSLNDVPEEDDDCQKEKRKMLMKKAISPENIKLEMDEAQNILSSPYQLESDDGGDDSDSFLEKRAMNIQANKAMLAQLMSDLQKMTGPLLNTEHARKKERRSDHGVRVSTPRRNPERASRRMTRSMAADFPATQISSELEVSLEDELMKIHSKPQRREPVRPRQAKPHIMRRVEEVTEDELELVATNMTEKIYNRVTGTTCHQCRQKTVDTKTSCRSENCRGVQGQFCGPCLRNRYGEDVRTALLDPSWQCPPCRGICNCSYCRQRHGCCATGILFPLVQHRGFSDVHSYLCSLRGKLEK; from the exons ATGTCGGAACTATGTAAGGAGCTTGCTGGTATGTTTTCTGAAACTGGAGATGATGAAACCTTTCTTGGATTTTCTGATAGTGAACTTAAAGAATGTATTTTTAAG GATTCGGAGTCGGACAGCGATGGAAAAAGCACTGAGCATGTCTCCCAAAAGGCACCAGCTCGTCAAGGGTTTACCTTAAGAATAGCACTGCGAACCCGCTCGTTAAACGATGTCCCAGAAGAGGATGATGACTGtcaaaaagagaagagaaaaatgcTGATGAAAAAAGCCATTAGTcctgaaaatataaaattggAAATGGATGAGGCACAAAATATCCTTTCATCTCCTTATCAGCTGGAGtctgatgatggtggtgatgattcTGATTCATTTCTTGAAAAGAGAGCCATGAATATCCAGGCAAACAAAGCAATG TTGGCACAGCTGATGTCAGATCTACAGAAAATGACAGGGCCCTTGTTGAACACTGAACACGCTCGTAAAAAGGAGCGTCGATCTGAT CACGGTGTGCGCGTTTCTACACCGCGCCGTAATCCAGAACGTGCGTCTCGGAGAATGACCCGCTCGATGGCAGCTGATTTCCCTGCCACTCAAATCAGTTCTGAGCTGGAAGTGAGCTTGGAAGATGAACTAATGAAG ATCCATTCAAAACCACAGAGGCGTGAACCTGTACGACCACGTCAAGCCAAGCCTCACATCATGCGTCGAGTGGAAGAAGTCACGGAGGATGAGCTTGAGCTGGTGGCTACGAACATGACTGAGAAGATTTATAATCGCGTCACT GGCACCACCTGCCATCAGTGCAGACAAAAGACTGTTGATACGAAGACTTCCTGCCGAAGTGAAAACTGCCGTGGGGTACAGGGTCAGTTCTGTGGTCCATGTCTCCGTAACAGATATGGGGAGGACGTAAGGACTGCCCTCCTTGATCCG agctGGCAGTGCCCACCTTGTCGAGGTATCTGTAACTGTAGCTATTGCCGCCAGCGTCATGGCTGCTGTGCAACTGGCATTCTCTTTCCCCTCGTGCAGCATCGTGGCTTCTCCGACGTTCACTCCTACCTCTGCAG TCTCCGTGGTAAACTTGAAAAATAA